A stretch of Geomonas oryzisoli DNA encodes these proteins:
- a CDS encoding ATP-binding protein — MINRLRDLSIRRKLIAMLLCTNAVVLALVSAAFVVNEATRFRSEMQTELTALAEIIGNNSSAAVAFNDRQSAGETLAALRAKPYIRTAFIVLQDDTVLARYLAPGNPERPLSFAVVAGDRISIDQKSFRATLQRSSSPLAVGEDIYGVHRILLDGQQIGTVVLQSDPREFTDRLARFFVLVTGVMLSALILVYFLASRLQRLISAPITHLAQVIQAVSAGKNYSMRAQKQGNDELGTLIEGFNEMLVQIQRRDQQLEAQRQQLEGEVLRRTAQLSAANRELNQTVAELLTSKEAAEAASLAKSQFLANMSHEIRTPMNGVLGMTRVLLESGLAGEQRRFAEAVRNSGESLLSIINDILDFSKIEAGRMELEPAPFDLHDLLGGVLEMFAAVAQRKGVGISLQLDPALPRYVEGDPVRLRQILVNLLGNAVKFTSRGEVRLTAAPLAEQSEGWLRFEVADTGIGIRPEAQAHIFESFSQADYSTTRTFGGTGLGLAISRQLAQLMEGELGLTSEYGVGSTFWFSVRLEVLKEIPESLASQSAVLEGVAKPCFDALILVAEDNPVNQDVVRHMLGQLNCRVDIVANGELAVAASGEGKYHLVFMDCQMPHMDGFAATRAIRAREESEGGGRLPVVALTANALAGDRELCLAAGMDDYLSKPFDCRQLAEVLLRWIPERVTACPEACTAWGAYAAAGEGIPEQTGAPAPLGGTPQAGSPHPAPPEQAEVPVFDVAGLVQRLGDDEFVEMFVEKYLESTDKLMTQLKRAIEAEDYPEVRLQAHSIKGAAASIGAEVMRAVSLRMEQAAQAEKERALLPELFVALERALADFRRVASPA, encoded by the coding sequence ATGATCAACCGGCTCCGCGACCTCTCCATCCGACGAAAACTCATCGCCATGCTGCTTTGCACCAACGCCGTGGTGCTCGCGCTGGTATCGGCCGCCTTCGTGGTAAACGAGGCGACCCGCTTCCGCAGCGAGATGCAGACCGAGCTCACGGCCCTCGCGGAGATCATCGGCAACAACAGCTCCGCCGCGGTAGCCTTCAACGACCGGCAGTCCGCCGGTGAAACCCTCGCCGCCCTCCGGGCCAAACCGTACATACGCACCGCCTTCATAGTGCTCCAGGACGACACGGTCCTGGCCCGCTACCTGGCGCCGGGCAACCCGGAACGTCCGCTCTCCTTTGCCGTCGTTGCCGGCGACCGGATCAGCATCGACCAGAAGAGCTTCCGCGCCACCCTGCAGCGCTCCAGTTCTCCCCTGGCCGTAGGGGAAGACATCTACGGCGTGCACCGCATCCTGCTGGACGGCCAGCAGATCGGTACCGTGGTACTTCAGTCCGACCCCCGCGAGTTCACCGACCGGCTGGCCCGCTTCTTCGTCCTGGTCACCGGGGTCATGCTGAGCGCCTTGATTCTCGTGTACTTCCTCGCTTCGCGGCTGCAGCGCCTGATCTCGGCGCCCATCACGCACCTGGCGCAGGTGATCCAGGCGGTGTCGGCGGGGAAGAACTACTCGATGCGTGCGCAAAAGCAGGGAAACGACGAACTGGGGACCCTGATCGAGGGGTTCAACGAGATGCTGGTACAGATCCAGCGGCGCGACCAGCAGCTGGAGGCGCAGCGGCAGCAACTCGAGGGTGAGGTGCTGCGCCGCACCGCGCAGCTCTCGGCGGCCAACCGGGAATTGAACCAGACCGTGGCCGAACTGCTGACTTCCAAGGAGGCCGCCGAAGCGGCGAGTCTCGCCAAGTCCCAGTTCCTGGCCAACATGAGCCACGAGATCAGGACCCCGATGAACGGGGTGCTGGGGATGACCAGGGTGCTGCTGGAGAGCGGGCTGGCGGGCGAACAGCGCCGTTTTGCGGAAGCGGTACGCAATTCGGGCGAATCCCTGTTGTCCATCATCAACGACATCCTGGACTTCTCGAAGATCGAGGCCGGGCGCATGGAGCTCGAACCCGCCCCGTTCGACCTGCACGACCTCCTCGGTGGGGTGCTGGAGATGTTCGCCGCGGTGGCGCAGCGCAAGGGGGTCGGCATCTCGTTGCAGCTCGACCCGGCCCTGCCGCGCTACGTGGAGGGAGACCCGGTCCGTCTGCGCCAGATCCTCGTCAACCTCTTGGGCAACGCGGTCAAGTTCACCAGCCGCGGCGAGGTCCGCTTGACCGCGGCACCCCTGGCGGAGCAGAGCGAGGGGTGGCTCAGGTTCGAAGTGGCCGACACCGGGATCGGTATCCGCCCCGAGGCGCAGGCGCACATCTTCGAAAGCTTCTCCCAGGCGGACTATTCGACCACAAGGACCTTCGGCGGCACCGGACTCGGGTTGGCAATCTCCCGGCAGCTGGCCCAGTTGATGGAAGGGGAGCTCGGTCTTACCAGCGAGTACGGCGTCGGGTCCACCTTCTGGTTCAGCGTCAGGCTCGAGGTGCTCAAGGAAATTCCGGAAAGCCTGGCGAGCCAGTCGGCCGTGCTGGAAGGGGTGGCAAAGCCCTGTTTCGATGCCCTGATCCTGGTGGCGGAGGACAACCCGGTGAACCAGGACGTGGTCCGGCACATGCTGGGGCAGTTGAACTGCCGGGTGGACATCGTGGCCAACGGCGAGCTTGCCGTTGCCGCCTCAGGGGAGGGGAAATACCACCTGGTCTTCATGGATTGCCAGATGCCGCACATGGACGGCTTCGCCGCGACCCGGGCCATCAGGGCTCGTGAGGAGAGCGAGGGGGGAGGGCGCCTGCCGGTGGTCGCGCTGACCGCCAACGCGCTGGCCGGCGATCGCGAACTGTGCCTCGCCGCAGGGATGGACGATTATCTCAGCAAACCATTCGACTGCCGTCAACTGGCCGAGGTGCTGTTGCGCTGGATACCGGAGCGCGTCACCGCGTGCCCCGAGGCCTGCACCGCGTGGGGGGCATACGCCGCGGCGGGGGAGGGTATTCCGGAACAGACAGGGGCGCCGGCCCCGCTCGGGGGGACGCCGCAGGCGGGATCGCCGCACCCCGCCCCGCCCGAGCAGGCGGAAGTGCCCGTCTTCGACGTGGCTGGGCTGGTTCAACGGCTGGGGGATGACGAGTTCGTGGAGATGTTCGTGGAGAAGTACCTGGAGAGTACCGACAAGCTGATGACGCAGCTGAAGCGGGCGATCGAGGCGGAGGACTACCCGGAGGTGCGCCTGCAGGCGCACAGCATCAAGGGTGCCGCCGCAAGTATCGGGGCCGAGGTGATGCGCGCGGTGTCGCTGCGGATGGAACAGGCGGCGCAGGCGGAAAAGGAGCGCGCACTGCTGCCGGAACTTTTCGTTGCGCTGGAACGGGCCCTGGCGGATTTCAGACGCGTGGCGTCGCCGGCCTAG
- a CDS encoding c(7)-type cytochrome triheme domain-containing protein has translation MKRLFLVCLILLCGAGVLWGAGTKKKKPLPQDFGSVTISNFSQQAGMPPVVFDHWVHRKNYTCRLCHVDIGFGMTANSTQIRAVDNSKRFFCGVCHNGTSTMNKVKIFDACGTSYTREEYKRCVKCHALEKDPAKEEAFYRFQEKMPRETFGNGINWEKAEETGQLKLVDSLEGVSFKKSAMKVQKDFALKGKVEGMPDIIFSHAKHTVWNGCEVCHPDIFVGIKKGATKYSMIDLFDGKYCGVCHDKVAFPQSDCKRCHAKPV, from the coding sequence ATGAAACGACTTTTTCTGGTTTGTCTGATCCTTTTGTGTGGGGCCGGCGTGCTTTGGGGGGCCGGGACCAAGAAGAAGAAACCTCTGCCGCAGGACTTCGGGAGTGTGACCATCAGCAACTTCTCACAGCAGGCGGGGATGCCTCCCGTGGTGTTCGACCACTGGGTGCACCGCAAGAACTACACCTGCCGCCTGTGTCATGTCGACATCGGCTTCGGCATGACCGCCAACTCCACCCAGATCCGCGCAGTCGACAACAGCAAGCGCTTTTTCTGCGGCGTCTGCCATAACGGCACCTCCACCATGAACAAGGTGAAGATCTTCGACGCCTGCGGCACCAGCTACACCAGGGAGGAGTACAAGCGCTGCGTCAAGTGCCACGCCCTGGAGAAGGATCCGGCCAAGGAAGAGGCCTTCTACCGCTTCCAGGAGAAGATGCCGCGCGAGACCTTCGGCAACGGCATCAATTGGGAAAAGGCCGAGGAGACGGGCCAGCTGAAACTGGTCGACTCCCTCGAGGGTGTCTCCTTCAAGAAGAGCGCGATGAAGGTGCAGAAGGACTTCGCCCTCAAGGGTAAGGTCGAGGGCATGCCCGACATCATCTTCTCCCACGCCAAGCACACCGTCTGGAACGGCTGCGAGGTGTGCCATCCCGACATCTTCGTCGGCATCAAGAAGGGGGCGACCAAGTACTCCATGATCGATCTCTTCGACGGCAAGTACTGCGGCGTCTGTCACGACAAGGTCGCCTTCCCGCAGAGCGACTGCAAGCGCTGCCATGCCAAGCCGGTGTAG
- a CDS encoding c(7)-type cytochrome triheme domain-containing protein, producing MLRKVMRMLLRAAPACALVLALSSGGAAMDRSELAKVLKTIPPNGPFAKFGNVTMRTRAKQAGMAPVVFPHWVHRARYTCRVCHLELNFGMKRGDTGITRALYTKGRFCGVCHDGTVAFGVQTADKQCHRCHMENTKELDQRFEDFSEGLPLASFGNGIDWAAALRDGSIRPTNSINGQITLPFPEKLKQPLKLGTASPRSDVSFSHEEHFAELDCSSCHPDIFNIKVKSTSAFTMETNIYGNFCGACHMLVSFPMNDCKRCHKGMNSSFGT from the coding sequence GTGTTGCGGAAGGTGATGAGGATGCTGCTGCGTGCCGCGCCTGCATGTGCGCTGGTGCTCGCCCTGAGCTCCGGGGGGGCCGCCATGGACCGCAGCGAGTTGGCCAAGGTGCTGAAGACCATTCCCCCCAACGGACCCTTCGCCAAGTTCGGCAACGTCACCATGCGCACGCGCGCCAAGCAGGCCGGGATGGCACCGGTGGTCTTCCCGCACTGGGTGCACCGGGCGCGTTACACCTGCCGGGTCTGCCATCTCGAGCTCAACTTCGGCATGAAGCGCGGCGATACCGGCATCACCCGCGCCCTCTACACCAAGGGGAGGTTCTGCGGCGTCTGCCATGACGGCACCGTCGCTTTCGGGGTGCAGACGGCGGACAAGCAGTGCCACCGCTGCCATATGGAGAACACCAAGGAGCTGGACCAGCGCTTCGAGGACTTCTCCGAGGGGCTTCCCCTTGCCAGCTTCGGAAACGGCATCGACTGGGCCGCCGCCCTGCGCGACGGCAGCATCCGTCCCACCAACTCCATCAACGGGCAGATCACGCTACCCTTCCCCGAAAAGCTGAAGCAGCCGCTCAAGCTGGGGACCGCCTCGCCCAGAAGCGACGTGAGCTTCTCTCACGAGGAGCATTTCGCCGAGCTTGACTGCTCCAGCTGCCACCCCGACATCTTCAACATCAAGGTGAAGTCCACCAGCGCCTTCACCATGGAAACCAACATCTACGGCAACTTCTGCGGTGCCTGCCACATGCTGGTGTCCTTCCCCATGAACGACTGCAAGCGCTGCCACAAGGGGATGAACAGCAGCTTCGGTACCTAG
- a CDS encoding PilZ domain-containing protein, translating to MEDPRILMVVREPEARSAYERILDRIGVSYHTAGDFNEVLRMTVASAYNGLLVDILTLVRCSKEEKNIAYDCINFYPTLRIKWDSRQQSITLGPQEESSATADTAAALTRFVQDRCGTFSARCLRRFARKDTYLSLLLSSSSSGLSGAAALKTFTVNISQGGAFVHTTHPFGKADRVWLSFPELVGEAPLEAGVCWSIPWGGCRSIPGIGVMFDQGLSPRQVEWLKQVAPN from the coding sequence ATGGAAGACCCGAGGATACTGATGGTGGTGCGCGAGCCGGAGGCGAGGTCCGCCTACGAGCGGATCCTGGACCGGATCGGCGTCAGCTACCACACCGCCGGCGATTTCAACGAGGTGCTGCGCATGACCGTGGCGTCCGCGTACAACGGGCTGCTGGTCGACATCCTGACTTTAGTGCGCTGTTCCAAGGAAGAGAAGAACATCGCCTACGATTGCATCAACTTCTACCCAACCTTGCGCATCAAGTGGGATTCCAGGCAGCAGAGCATCACCCTGGGGCCCCAGGAAGAGTCCTCCGCCACCGCTGACACCGCCGCCGCGCTGACCCGCTTCGTGCAGGATCGCTGCGGCACCTTCTCCGCGCGCTGCCTCAGGCGCTTCGCCAGGAAGGACACCTACCTGAGCCTGCTCCTCTCCTCCAGCAGCAGCGGCCTTTCCGGCGCCGCCGCGCTGAAGACCTTCACCGTCAACATCTCCCAGGGTGGCGCCTTCGTGCACACCACCCACCCCTTCGGCAAGGCCGACCGCGTCTGGCTCAGCTTCCCGGAACTGGTCGGGGAGGCGCCCCTCGAGGCAGGGGTCTGCTGGAGCATCCCCTGGGGAGGGTGCCGCAGCATACCCGGCATCGGCGTCATGTTCGACCAGGGGCTGTCGCCGCGCCAGGTCGAATGGCTGAAGCAGGTCGCACCCAACTGA
- a CDS encoding methyl-accepting chemotaxis protein: MKQFYDLTTRFNESYRESLYANSDLLAKAEVQTAVSLLQEISDRQQKGEFTMDEAKKQGADLLRGLKFGKDGYFWADTSDGTNVVLLGKPAEGKNRMNLQDAKGKYLIREIIKNGKQPGGGFTDYHFPRPGSDTPAPKRGYSLYFAPFDWVIGTGTYVDDLGALVTKAADENKQLILKDVYLVVALTVVILVSICVVAILVVRRLIAHIGTEPEELEEIAQQVAAGDLTVRLEAGKTGIYEAMRRMVEGLREVMEKVNRSALDVSAAAGELNANARHMADDAGAVVNQAETVAVASEEMSCTSNDISRNCHLAAGSSGQASASAQNGAAIVRETVQGMNRIADHVRNSANVVEQLGTRSDQIGEIVATIEDIADQTNLLALNAAIEAARAGEQGRGFAVVADEVRALAERTTKATREIGTMIKNIQQETKLAVQAMEEGVEEVSRGTGEAARSGEALEDILTQINEVTSQINQIVTAAEEQTATTQEITNNIQQISGTVQQSARGSQEISAASERLSALSGEMQEMVQRFRL, from the coding sequence ATGAAGCAGTTTTATGACCTCACCACCAGGTTCAACGAGTCCTACCGCGAGTCCCTGTACGCCAACTCCGACCTGCTGGCCAAGGCCGAGGTCCAGACCGCCGTCAGCCTGTTGCAGGAAATCAGCGACCGGCAGCAAAAAGGCGAGTTCACGATGGACGAGGCGAAGAAGCAGGGCGCCGACCTGCTCCGGGGGCTCAAGTTCGGAAAAGACGGCTACTTCTGGGCCGACACCTCCGACGGCACCAACGTGGTCCTTTTGGGCAAACCCGCCGAAGGCAAGAACCGCATGAACCTTCAGGACGCCAAGGGGAAATACCTGATCCGGGAGATCATCAAGAACGGCAAACAGCCCGGCGGCGGGTTCACCGATTACCATTTCCCGCGCCCCGGAAGCGACACGCCGGCTCCCAAGCGCGGCTATTCCCTCTACTTCGCCCCATTCGACTGGGTCATCGGCACCGGCACCTACGTCGACGACCTGGGTGCACTGGTGACGAAAGCCGCAGACGAGAACAAGCAGTTGATCCTCAAGGACGTCTACCTGGTGGTGGCGCTCACCGTGGTCATCCTGGTGAGCATCTGCGTGGTGGCCATCCTGGTGGTACGCAGGCTGATCGCCCACATCGGCACCGAGCCGGAAGAGCTGGAGGAAATCGCCCAGCAGGTGGCGGCGGGCGACCTCACCGTGCGGCTGGAGGCCGGCAAAACCGGCATCTACGAGGCCATGCGCCGCATGGTCGAAGGGCTGCGGGAGGTGATGGAAAAGGTGAACCGCAGCGCCCTGGACGTCTCGGCCGCGGCGGGGGAACTGAACGCCAACGCGCGCCACATGGCTGACGACGCCGGCGCGGTGGTGAACCAGGCCGAGACGGTGGCGGTGGCCAGCGAGGAAATGTCCTGCACCAGCAACGACATCTCCCGGAACTGCCACCTGGCCGCCGGCAGCTCCGGGCAGGCAAGCGCTTCGGCGCAAAACGGCGCCGCCATCGTCAGGGAAACCGTTCAGGGAATGAACAGGATCGCGGACCACGTGCGCAATTCAGCCAACGTTGTCGAGCAGTTGGGGACCCGCAGCGACCAGATCGGCGAGATCGTGGCCACCATCGAGGACATCGCCGACCAGACCAACCTGCTGGCGCTGAACGCCGCCATCGAGGCTGCCCGCGCCGGGGAGCAGGGACGCGGCTTCGCCGTGGTCGCGGACGAGGTCCGCGCGCTGGCCGAGCGGACCACCAAGGCGACCCGCGAGATCGGCACCATGATCAAGAACATCCAGCAGGAAACCAAGCTCGCGGTGCAGGCCATGGAGGAAGGGGTCGAGGAAGTCTCCCGGGGCACCGGCGAGGCGGCCCGCTCGGGCGAGGCCCTCGAAGACATCCTCACCCAGATCAACGAGGTCACCAGCCAGATCAACCAGATCGTCACCGCAGCCGAGGAGCAGACCGCCACCACGCAGGAGATCACCAACAACATTCAGCAGATCTCCGGGACCGTGCAGCAAAGCGCCCGGGGGTCGCAGGAGATCTCGGCGGCCTCGGAACGGCTCTCCGCGCTCTCGGGTGAGATGCAGGAGATGGTGCAGAGGTTCAGGCTCTAA
- a CDS encoding GNAT family N-acetyltransferase, protein MPLNDQHEEEAPRIRQMIIEDLPEVFHIGEEVFTAEYSQSLYRTWDEYEITTLFNSDNELCIVAEHEDRILGFALGTTVKKHHSPWKYGYLVWLGVRRELQKMQVGARLFKELKRRFKEQGVRMIIIDTSADNEPAIRFFKKHGFDNVQEHLYMTLNLSKRHKKKAVKKP, encoded by the coding sequence ATGCCGCTCAACGACCAGCACGAGGAGGAGGCCCCCCGGATCCGGCAGATGATCATCGAGGACCTGCCGGAGGTGTTTCACATCGGGGAGGAGGTCTTCACCGCGGAATATTCACAAAGCCTCTACCGCACCTGGGACGAGTACGAGATCACCACGCTGTTCAACTCGGACAACGAGCTCTGCATCGTCGCCGAGCACGAGGACCGCATCCTGGGGTTCGCCCTGGGCACCACCGTGAAGAAGCACCACTCGCCCTGGAAGTACGGCTACCTGGTGTGGCTCGGAGTGCGCCGCGAGCTGCAGAAGATGCAGGTGGGCGCCCGTCTCTTCAAGGAACTGAAAAGGCGCTTCAAGGAACAGGGGGTACGCATGATCATCATCGACACCTCGGCCGACAACGAGCCGGCCATCCGGTTCTTCAAGAAGCACGGTTTCGACAACGTGCAGGAGCACCTCTACATGACCCTCAACCTGTCCAAGCGGCACAAGAAGAAGGCGGTGAAAAAGCCATGA
- a CDS encoding exo-beta-N-acetylmuramidase NamZ family protein: MLVLLFPFSSRAHMVKTGAEVLCDQDFMPLQGKHFALITNQSAMVGDTHLLALMERKGVKPAVIFSPEHGLKGNAEDGVKLSDDNAAPIPVKSLYGALKKPRPDDLKGIDLMVFDIQDAGARFYTYISTMGLAMQAAAQAGIPFMVLDRPNPLGGDYVAGFVREKIPGSFTSLYPIPLAHGMTVGELAGMIKGEAMLPDLDKLDLQVVRMQGWQRDMRWPDTGLRWVATSPNLAAIDSVLLYPGTGLLEGTGASEGRGTPRPFQITGWPGIDAKALALRLNEAQLPGLHFDALQFTPVRLPGISSAPKYRDREVAGVSIEITDYRKVMPVQTGVAVLAALQAALPEKSRPLFFRGGIDDMAGSPDLRKGLQAGETPAAIEARWTPGVKHFLEQRRPYLLY, translated from the coding sequence ATGCTGGTCCTGTTGTTCCCGTTTTCTTCCCGAGCCCACATGGTAAAAACCGGCGCCGAGGTCCTGTGCGATCAGGATTTCATGCCGCTGCAGGGAAAACACTTCGCCCTGATCACCAACCAGTCCGCCATGGTGGGGGACACCCACCTGCTGGCGCTGATGGAGCGAAAAGGGGTGAAGCCGGCCGTCATCTTCTCTCCGGAGCACGGCCTGAAGGGAAATGCCGAGGACGGCGTCAAGCTCTCCGACGACAACGCGGCGCCCATACCGGTAAAGAGCCTCTACGGCGCCCTTAAGAAGCCGCGTCCCGACGACCTGAAGGGGATCGACCTCATGGTGTTCGACATCCAGGACGCCGGGGCCCGTTTCTACACCTACATCTCCACCATGGGGCTCGCCATGCAGGCCGCGGCCCAGGCCGGCATCCCTTTCATGGTGCTGGACCGCCCCAACCCGCTTGGAGGGGACTACGTCGCCGGCTTCGTGAGAGAGAAGATCCCGGGGAGCTTCACCTCGCTCTACCCGATCCCGCTGGCCCACGGCATGACGGTAGGGGAGCTGGCGGGGATGATCAAGGGCGAGGCGATGCTGCCGGACCTGGACAAGCTGGACCTGCAGGTAGTGCGCATGCAGGGGTGGCAGCGGGATATGCGCTGGCCGGATACCGGGCTGCGCTGGGTCGCCACCAGCCCGAACCTGGCCGCCATCGACTCGGTGCTGCTGTACCCCGGCACCGGTCTTTTGGAGGGGACGGGAGCCTCGGAAGGGCGCGGCACGCCGAGGCCGTTCCAGATCACGGGGTGGCCCGGCATCGACGCCAAGGCGCTGGCGCTGCGCCTGAACGAAGCACAGCTGCCTGGACTGCACTTCGATGCGCTGCAGTTCACCCCGGTCCGGCTCCCCGGCATCTCCAGCGCGCCGAAGTACCGCGACCGCGAGGTGGCCGGGGTGAGCATCGAGATCACCGACTACCGCAAGGTCATGCCGGTGCAGACGGGGGTGGCCGTTTTGGCCGCGCTGCAGGCGGCGCTCCCCGAGAAGAGCCGTCCCCTGTTCTTCCGGGGGGGCATCGACGACATGGCCGGCTCTCCGGATCTGCGCAAGGGGCTTCAGGCGGGGGAGACCCCGGCGGCGATCGAGGCCCGCTGGACTCCTGGGGTGAAGCACTTCCTGGAGCAGCGCAGGCCGTACCTCCTCTACTGA
- a CDS encoding M20 family metallopeptidase, which translates to MSGRLEEVMAAIDPVRLKGTLTDMLDIYSPSGKEEDIQLYLEDLLSRAGFSVERQEVEEERYNLRVTMGEDEPRLYLVGHVDTVPAWDLEEFGAREEGDLVRGLGSADMKGGCAAMLETWLALAQALKPARRPSVGLLLVVGEEENGDGSATFLKQCSAPWAVIGEPTGLSACFAHFGYLEAGFVTRGVRSHSSLPELGHNAVESMLRVLLHLGKDSLFKRGESEIVYSIREMRSSQKGFVVPDRCEAWIDLHLPPERDPASVEQAIRRITAGAGQFIPGLDLSVDFDFASPGYNLGTDNAPARILEQTYQRLGLTLKFEAFRSHSDGNLFHAAGCRPLILGPGALEISHTPEEQVSFPEVLAAAKIYAALCLGLDQYAALALERRGSLNCFDRQASWVGC; encoded by the coding sequence ATGAGCGGCCGACTCGAAGAGGTCATGGCCGCCATCGACCCGGTCCGGCTCAAGGGGACCCTCACCGACATGCTCGACATCTATTCCCCCTCCGGCAAGGAAGAGGACATCCAGCTCTACCTGGAAGACCTCCTTTCCCGCGCCGGGTTCTCGGTGGAGCGCCAGGAGGTCGAGGAGGAGCGCTACAACCTGCGCGTCACCATGGGGGAGGACGAACCGAGGCTCTACCTGGTGGGACACGTGGACACGGTTCCCGCCTGGGACCTGGAGGAGTTCGGGGCGCGCGAGGAGGGGGACCTGGTCCGGGGGCTGGGGAGCGCCGACATGAAGGGGGGCTGCGCCGCCATGCTGGAGACCTGGCTCGCCCTGGCACAGGCGCTCAAGCCGGCGCGTCGTCCGAGTGTGGGGCTGCTGCTGGTGGTGGGCGAGGAGGAGAACGGCGACGGCAGCGCCACCTTCCTCAAACAGTGCAGCGCGCCGTGGGCCGTGATCGGGGAACCGACCGGGCTCTCCGCCTGCTTCGCGCACTTCGGCTACCTGGAGGCGGGGTTCGTGACCCGGGGGGTGCGCAGCCACTCTTCCCTCCCCGAACTGGGACACAACGCCGTCGAATCGATGCTGCGGGTGCTTTTGCACCTGGGCAAGGACTCGCTGTTCAAGCGGGGCGAATCCGAGATCGTCTACTCGATCAGGGAGATGCGTTCCTCGCAGAAGGGATTCGTGGTGCCGGACCGCTGCGAGGCGTGGATCGACCTGCACCTCCCCCCGGAGCGGGATCCCGCCTCCGTGGAACAGGCGATCCGCCGCATCACCGCCGGCGCCGGCCAGTTCATTCCGGGTCTCGACCTCTCGGTCGACTTCGACTTCGCCTCCCCCGGCTACAACCTGGGCACCGACAACGCGCCGGCCCGCATCCTGGAGCAGACCTACCAGCGCCTCGGGCTCACCCTGAAATTCGAGGCCTTCCGGTCGCACTCCGACGGCAACCTGTTCCACGCGGCGGGATGCCGGCCGCTCATCCTGGGTCCGGGCGCGCTGGAGATCTCGCACACCCCCGAGGAACAGGTCAGCTTCCCGGAAGTGCTGGCGGCGGCGAAGATCTACGCGGCGCTGTGCCTGGGATTGGACCAGTACGCGGCGCTCGCACTGGAGCGCAGGGGGTCGCTGAACTGCTTCGATCGGCAGGCGAGCTGGGTGGGGTGCTGA
- the murB gene encoding UDP-N-acetylmuramate dehydrogenase, protein MPKSDLDRQIHLNIEENVPLAPFTSFRVGGPARFLIGVRTLRELQEALRFAERMKLPFCILGGGSNLLVSDAGFPGVVIRLLMNRVTRSGGMVQVQAGFDLTALVHRTVGWGLSGLESLAGIPGTVGGAVRGNAGAYGGAMADVLATVSALDAGTLQPLTLRRDQCAFAYRDSRFKREPGLIVVGALLALTPGDRGEIGSKVAETLAKREAKQLSCDRSAGSFFMNPMVDDAVLIRRFEEDQGVRCRECRIPAGWLIDQAGLRSLKVGGAAVSHRHANYLVNTGAATAAEVVELARLVKKEVQVKLGVVLKEEVSPVGLVI, encoded by the coding sequence ATGCCGAAATCCGACCTCGATCGACAAATCCACCTCAACATCGAAGAAAACGTGCCGCTGGCGCCCTTCACCTCCTTCCGGGTCGGCGGGCCGGCCCGCTTCCTCATCGGCGTCCGGACGCTGCGCGAGCTCCAGGAAGCGTTGCGCTTTGCCGAGAGGATGAAGCTCCCCTTCTGCATCCTGGGCGGGGGGAGCAACCTACTGGTGAGCGACGCCGGTTTTCCCGGTGTGGTGATACGGCTGCTGATGAACCGGGTCACCCGGTCCGGCGGCATGGTCCAGGTCCAGGCAGGCTTCGACCTGACCGCACTGGTGCACCGCACCGTCGGCTGGGGGCTGTCGGGGCTGGAGTCGCTGGCGGGGATCCCGGGGACGGTGGGAGGCGCGGTACGGGGCAATGCCGGTGCCTACGGAGGCGCCATGGCCGATGTGCTGGCGACGGTCTCGGCGCTTGACGCCGGCACGCTCCAGCCGTTGACGCTGCGCCGCGACCAGTGCGCCTTCGCCTACCGGGACAGCCGCTTCAAACGCGAGCCGGGACTGATAGTGGTGGGGGCTCTGCTGGCGCTCACCCCGGGAGACCGGGGCGAGATCGGGTCCAAAGTGGCGGAAACGCTCGCCAAGCGGGAGGCGAAACAACTTTCCTGCGACAGAAGCGCCGGTTCCTTCTTCATGAACCCGATGGTGGACGACGCAGTGCTGATCAGGCGGTTCGAGGAGGACCAGGGGGTGCGCTGCCGGGAATGCCGCATCCCGGCGGGGTGGCTCATAGACCAGGCCGGGCTGCGCAGCCTGAAGGTGGGGGGAGCGGCGGTGAGCCACCGGCATGCCAACTACCTGGTCAACACCGGGGCCGCCACGGCGGCGGAAGTGGTGGAACTTGCCAGGCTGGTGAAAAAGGAAGTGCAGGTGAAACTGGGGGTCGTACTCAAGGAAGAGGTGAGCCCCGTCGGTCTGGTGATCTAG